In Brassica rapa cultivar Chiifu-401-42 chromosome A06, CAAS_Brap_v3.01, whole genome shotgun sequence, a single window of DNA contains:
- the LOC108872310 gene encoding 50S ribosomal protein L22, chloroplastic isoform X2 produces MVGWQRNLQLIRQIARRVTTNSNVSTANYSSLAQSLESPFSKWGLLRPTYSSTPLHHYLQQVGISTSRKLNAGEEPVSSPLSSPALLGSGKEEEEEQKVIPKRKKVQAVLKAIKQSPKKVNLVAALVRGMRVEDALMQLQVTVKRASLTVYRVIHAARANASHNHGLDHDRLIIAEAFVGKGLFKKRISIHGKGKCGLMIRPECRLTVIVRETTPEEEAEIAKLKVHNFRKLTKRERRLNPHKLIETTPIWNRRGTKANHRSSELVPSR; encoded by the exons ATGGTGGGTTGGCAGAGGAATCTACAGTTAATTCGTCAAATTGCTAGAAGAGTGACGACCAACAGTAACGTTTCTACAGCCAATTACTCTTCTTTAGCTCAGAGTTTGGAATCCCCTTTCTCAAAATG GGGTCTCCTGAGACCAACCTACTCCTCAACACCACTGCATCATTATCTACAGCAAGTG GGAATTTCGACCTCAAGAAAACTGAATGCTGGTGAAGAACCTGTGTCATCACCTTTGTCATCTCCAGCTCTGTTGGGTtctggaaaagaagaagaagaagagcagaaGGTTATCCCAAAGCGTAAGAAAGTGCAGGCTGTACTCAAGGCCATCAAGCAG AGTCCTAAAAAGGTCAACCTAGTTGCAGCACTAGTACGTGGTATGCGTGTTGAAGATGCTCTGATGCAACTTCAGGTCACAGTTAAACGGGCTTCCCTTACCGTGTACCGG GTTATCCATGCTGCCCGAGCAAATGCTTCTCATAACCATGGACTAGATCATGACCGTCTCATCATTG CGGAAGCGTTTGTTGGGAAGGGACTCTTCAAGAAGAGGATATCTATCCATGGAAAAGGAAAATGCGGGTTGATGATAAGACCCGAATGTCGTCTAACTGTCATAGTTAGAGAGACGACTCCAGAGGAAGAAGCTGAGATTGCCAAGCTCAAGGTTCACAACTTTAGGAAGCTAACCAAGCGGGAGAGGCGGCTTAACCCTCACAAGCTCATCGAGACAACTCCAATTTGGAACCGCAGAGGCACTAAAGCCAATCATCGTTCCTCAGAGTTGGTGCCATCTCGTTAG
- the LOC108872310 gene encoding 50S ribosomal protein L22, chloroplastic isoform X1, translating to MVGWQRNLQLIRQIARRVTTNSNVSTANYSSLAQSLESPFSKCYLQGLLRPTYSSTPLHHYLQQVGISTSRKLNAGEEPVSSPLSSPALLGSGKEEEEEQKVIPKRKKVQAVLKAIKQSPKKVNLVAALVRGMRVEDALMQLQVTVKRASLTVYRVIHAARANASHNHGLDHDRLIIAEAFVGKGLFKKRISIHGKGKCGLMIRPECRLTVIVRETTPEEEAEIAKLKVHNFRKLTKRERRLNPHKLIETTPIWNRRGTKANHRSSELVPSR from the exons ATGGTGGGTTGGCAGAGGAATCTACAGTTAATTCGTCAAATTGCTAGAAGAGTGACGACCAACAGTAACGTTTCTACAGCCAATTACTCTTCTTTAGCTCAGAGTTTGGAATCCCCTTTCTCAAAAT GTTACTTGCAGGGTCTCCTGAGACCAACCTACTCCTCAACACCACTGCATCATTATCTACAGCAAGTG GGAATTTCGACCTCAAGAAAACTGAATGCTGGTGAAGAACCTGTGTCATCACCTTTGTCATCTCCAGCTCTGTTGGGTtctggaaaagaagaagaagaagagcagaaGGTTATCCCAAAGCGTAAGAAAGTGCAGGCTGTACTCAAGGCCATCAAGCAG AGTCCTAAAAAGGTCAACCTAGTTGCAGCACTAGTACGTGGTATGCGTGTTGAAGATGCTCTGATGCAACTTCAGGTCACAGTTAAACGGGCTTCCCTTACCGTGTACCGG GTTATCCATGCTGCCCGAGCAAATGCTTCTCATAACCATGGACTAGATCATGACCGTCTCATCATTG CGGAAGCGTTTGTTGGGAAGGGACTCTTCAAGAAGAGGATATCTATCCATGGAAAAGGAAAATGCGGGTTGATGATAAGACCCGAATGTCGTCTAACTGTCATAGTTAGAGAGACGACTCCAGAGGAAGAAGCTGAGATTGCCAAGCTCAAGGTTCACAACTTTAGGAAGCTAACCAAGCGGGAGAGGCGGCTTAACCCTCACAAGCTCATCGAGACAACTCCAATTTGGAACCGCAGAGGCACTAAAGCCAATCATCGTTCCTCAGAGTTGGTGCCATCTCGTTAG
- the LOC103874850 gene encoding uncharacterized protein LOC103874850 codes for MWKKILKCREVAKQLYRVEVKNGKKTSFWNESWSQLGCLKDLLSDRGYMVLGISVNARVEECIRHRRRFHRFPIFNQVEAEIERFKSNLMDEEDVSLWRNSKGAYRNSFSAKETWQVIRMKYQSCYWHKMVWFKHATPKFSFILWTAMHERLPTGERMSRWSGSVNTACVLCQDPHETLSHLFFDCPYSSQLWEALMKGVMDRQYTSSWRGIIRLALDHSLGKIKLFTVRYGFQSAVYSIWRERNRRRHGETSSPVSLLIRMIDKNMRNKFSIIRKKGDKEFEEGMSYWFSTR; via the coding sequence ATGTGGAAGAAAATTTTAAAGTGCAGAGAAGTGGCGAAGCAGTTGTACAGGGTAGAAGTAAAGAATGGGAAGAAGACCTCTTTTTGGAATGAGTCGTGGTCGCAGTTGGGTTGTCTGAAAGATCTGTTAAGTGATAGAGGTTATATGGTATTGGGAATCTCGGTAAATGCAAGAGTGGAAGAGTGCATCAGACACAGAAGAAGGTTCCATCGATTTCCAATTTTTAACCAAGTGGAAGCTGAGATAGAAAGATTCAAATCCAATCTAATGGATGAAGAGGATGTTTCATTATGGAGGAATAGTAAGGGAGCTTATAGGAACTCTTTCTCAGCTAAGGAGACTTGGCAAGTGATAAGGATGAAATATCAGAGCTGCTACTGGCATAAGATGGTTTGGTTTAAGCATGCAACGCCAAAATTCTCCTTTATTCTATGGACAGCAATGCATGAAAGACTCCCTACTGGAGAAAGAATGAGTAGATGGAGTGGAAGTGTTAATACGGCTTGTGTGCTCTGTCAAGATCCGCATGAGACGTtgtctcatttattttttgattgCCCATATTCTTCTCAGTTATGGGAGGCTTTGATGAAGGGAGTTATGGATAGGCAATACACATCGAGCTGGAGAGGTATAATACGTTTGGCGTTGGATCATTCCCTGGGGAAGATCAAGCTATTTACGGTGAGATATGGTTTTCAATCAGCAGTATACTCCATTTGGAGGGAGAGAAACAGGAGAAGGCATGGAGAAACATCCTCGCCGGTGAGTTTGTTGATCAGAATGATTGACAAAAACATGAGGAATAAATTCTCCATAATAAGGAAGAAGGGAGATAAAGAGTTTGAAGAAGGGATGAGCTATTGGTTTAGTACAAGATGA
- the LOC103874686 gene encoding HVA22-like protein b, translating to MSSGIGSLVKVIFKNFDVIAGPIISLVYPLYTSVRAIESGAHGDDKQWLTYWALYSLINLFELTFYGLIKRIPIWPYAKLALISWLVLPGLSSAAYVYENYVRSFLLRPHSVNIWYVPAKKDEDDLPAAAGKFTPVNDSGEPTEKRVSSVDTSAKYVGHSAFDDTYVY from the exons ATGAGTTCCGGTATTGGAAGTTTGGTGAAGGTCATCTTTAAGAACTTCGACGTTATCGCTGG ACCTATTATTAGCTTGGTTTATCCTCT ATACACATCAGTGAGGGCAATAGAGTCGGGAGCTCATGGAGACGACAAGCAATGGCTCACTTATTGGGCTCTTTATTCACTTATCAATCTCTTTGAACTCACTTTCTACGGACTCATCAAACG GATCCCGATATGGCCATACGCCAAGCTAGCACTAATTTCTTGGTTGGTGTTACCGGGCTTGAGCAGTGCTGCTTATGTTTACGAGAACTATGTTCGTTCATTCCTTTTACGCCCACATAGTGTTAATATATGGTATGTACCCGCTAAGAAGGACGAAGATGACTTACCAGCAGCTGCTGGGAAATTCACTCCGGTAAACGATTCTGGTGAGCCTACGGAAAAGCGTGTGAGCTCG GTGGATACATCAGCCAAATATGTTGGTCACTCGGCCTTTGATGATACATATGTCTACTAG
- the LOC103874685 gene encoding glutathione S-transferase U9 produces MEDETENKVILHGTFMSPYSKRVELALKLKSIPYLFVQEDLHNKSQTLLQHNPVHKKVPVLLHKGKPISESLFIIEYIDETWRNGPQLLPQDPYRRSKVRFWASYIQLHLFDVVMKVVKSEGEEQEIALTEVKEKLSIIEKEGLKEIFSDTNGKPTVTDETMSLVDIVMCTLLSPYKAHEEVLGLKIVDPETLPGVYCWLNAINETDVVKDLSPPYEQVLEILRTFRQMSLSRS; encoded by the coding sequence atggaAGACGAAACTGAGAACAAAGTGATACTCCATGGAACGTTCATGAGTCCTTACAGCAAAAGGGTTGAGTTAGCCCTCAAGCTTAAATCCATACCTTACCTATTCGTTCAAGAAGATCTCCATAACAAGAGCCAAACCCTTCTCCAGCACAACCCGGTTCACAAGAAGGTTCCGGTTCTCCTCCACAAAGGTAAACCGATCTCTGAATCCTTGTTTATCATAGAATACATCGACGAAACCTGGAGAAACGGTCCACAACTTTTGCCTCAAGACCCTTACAGAAGATCTAAAGTCCGGTTTTGGGCTAGCTACATCCAGTTACATCTTTTCGATGTGGTGATGAAAGTGGTCAAAAGCGAAGGAGAAGAGCAAGAGATAGCTCTCACAGAGGTGAAGGAGAAGCTGAGCATCATAGAGAAAGAAGGGCTCAAGGAGATTTTCTCGGATACTAATGGTAAACCGACCGTGACAGACGAGACCATGAGCCTAGTTGACATTGTGATGTGCACTTTGCTAAGCCCTTACAAGGCACACGAAGAAGTTTTGGGTTTGAAGATCGTCGACCCAGAGACACTTCCTGGTGTCTATTGTTGGCTCAATGCTATTAACGAAACCGATGTGGTCAAAGATCTAAGTCCTCCTTATGAACAAGTCCTAGAGATTCTTAGGACTTTCAGACAGATGTCTCTCTCTCGTTCCTAG
- the LOC103874687 gene encoding microtubule-associated protein RP/EB family member 1B, producing MATNIGMMDSAYFVGRNEILGWINDRLHLNLSRIEEVASGAVQCQMLDMTFPGVVPMHKVNFAAKNEYEMIQNYKVMQEVFTKLKITKPLEVNRLVKGRPLDNLEFLQWLKRFCDSINGGIMNENYNPVERRSRGGKEKSVKGSSKVSKSLQTNNTHHTPTVTASSKPTGPKQARSHAIGGGSNSSAEVQALSKELEDLKVSVDVLEKERDFYFSKLRDIEILCQTPELDDLPIVVAVKKILYATDANESALEEAQECLIESLGIEVEEEEGNEEEDEAGTQT from the exons ATGGCGACGAACATTGGAATGATGGACAGTGCTTACTTCGTTGGACGAAACGAGATTCTGGGTTGGATCAATGACCGCCTTCACCTCAATCTCTCTCGCATCGAAGAG GTTGCATCGGGTGCTGTTCAATGCCAAATGCTGGACATGACCTTTCCAGGAGTTGTGCCTATGCACAAG GTTAATTTTGCGGCGAAGAACGAGTACGAGATGATACAAAACTACAAAGTCATGCAAGAGGTCTTCACCAAACTCAAAATCACCAAG CCATTGGAAGTCAACAGGCTTGTCAAAGGCAGACCACTAGACAACTTGGAGTTTCTACAATGGCTGAAACGTTTCTGCGATTCCATTAATGGTGGCATTATGAACGA GAATTACAATCCAGTAGAACGAAGATCGAGAGGTGGCAAAGAGAAAAGCGTCAAGGGGTCTAGTAAGGTCTCAAAGTCATTGCAAACAAACAATACGCATCATACTCCTACAGTCACTGCTTCCAGCAAACCAACTG GTCCAAAGCAAGCAAGATCACATGCAATTGGAGGTGGGAGCAACTCGTCGGCCGAAGTGCAAGCTCTGTCAAAGGAG CTTGAAGATCTCAAGGTCTCGGTAGATGTCTTGGAAAAGGAAAGAGATTTTTACTTCTCTAAGCTCAGGGATATAGAGATACTCTGTCAGACTCCTGAACTTGATGATCTTCCG ATTGTTGTAGCGGTTAAGAAGATATTATATGCAACAGATGCAAATGAATCTGCTCTCGAAGAAGCTCAAGAGTGCCTAATCGAGTCTCTAGGCATTGaggttgaggaagaagaaggaaacgaagaagaagacgaagcaGGGACTCAGACTTAA